Proteins from a single region of Tistrella mobilis:
- a CDS encoding TetR/AcrR family transcriptional regulator — translation MVRTPRFAAEDFVEAAIGLVAEGGPSAATMASIARAVGAPTGSLYHRFDSRAAVMGAMWAALLDELAGILAPPLAAGRPARAALALADWAAARPRPARALLLADLDTVLDAPPEGDTAAAIDAAEARIEAAFDACAARLGLGAGDAAGRARLRFLVIDAPVAALRPALKARRMPGPGERRLIEELVTLLPTAPGSDDETALAEDAA, via the coding sequence ATGGTCCGCACCCCACGCTTCGCCGCCGAAGACTTTGTGGAAGCCGCGATCGGGCTGGTGGCCGAGGGCGGCCCTTCGGCTGCGACCATGGCGTCGATCGCCCGGGCCGTGGGGGCGCCGACCGGATCGCTCTATCATCGCTTCGACAGCCGCGCGGCGGTGATGGGGGCGATGTGGGCGGCCCTGCTGGATGAACTCGCCGGCATCCTCGCCCCGCCGCTTGCCGCAGGGCGGCCGGCCCGGGCGGCCCTTGCCCTCGCCGACTGGGCGGCGGCACGACCGCGCCCGGCGCGCGCCCTGCTGCTGGCCGATCTCGACACCGTGCTCGACGCCCCGCCCGAAGGCGACACGGCCGCGGCGATCGATGCCGCCGAGGCACGGATCGAGGCCGCCTTCGACGCCTGCGCCGCCCGGCTCGGCCTTGGGGCCGGTGACGCGGCCGGACGGGCACGGCTGCGTTTCCTGGTGATCGACGCCCCGGTTGCGGCACTGCGCCCGGCGCTGAAGGCCAGACGGATGCCCGGCCCGGGCGAACGGCGCCTGATCGAGGAGCTGGTCACCCTGCTGCCGACCGCACCCGGCAGCGACGACGAAACCGCGCTTGCAGAGGACGCCGCATGA
- the map gene encoding type I methionyl aminopeptidase: protein MTRLSIEADDTGRHTPIHGPEAIAALREAGRIAALTLDHIAPLIRPGISTAEIDHEADAFMRAAGAVAATIGYKGYAHASCISINHVAAHGIPSDTKRLKAGDIVNVDVTPLVDGWHGDTSRTFGVGRLPLKLRRLVLATFEAMWAGIDAVRPGARLGDIGAAIQARAAADRLTVLTSFCGHGTGRIFHDAPQVLHVGRAGDGMLLEPGMVFTIEPMLTTGRDRTTILPDGWTAVTADRAPTAQFEHTVAVTDTGVEVLTLSPDDPSPRSWNFD, encoded by the coding sequence ATGACCCGCCTGTCGATCGAGGCCGACGATACCGGCCGCCACACCCCGATCCACGGGCCCGAGGCGATCGCCGCCCTCCGCGAGGCCGGACGGATCGCGGCGCTCACCCTGGACCATATCGCCCCGCTGATCCGCCCGGGCATCTCCACCGCCGAGATCGATCACGAGGCCGATGCCTTCATGCGGGCCGCCGGTGCCGTGGCCGCCACCATCGGCTACAAGGGCTATGCCCATGCCAGCTGCATTTCGATCAACCATGTGGCGGCCCATGGCATCCCGTCCGACACGAAGCGGCTGAAGGCGGGCGACATCGTCAATGTCGACGTGACCCCGCTGGTCGACGGCTGGCACGGCGATACCAGCCGCACCTTCGGCGTGGGCAGGCTGCCGCTGAAGCTGAGGCGCCTGGTGCTGGCCACCTTCGAGGCGATGTGGGCGGGGATCGACGCGGTCCGGCCGGGCGCGCGCCTGGGCGATATCGGCGCCGCGATCCAGGCCCGGGCCGCCGCCGACCGGCTGACGGTGCTGACCAGTTTCTGCGGCCACGGCACCGGCCGCATCTTCCACGACGCGCCCCAGGTGCTGCATGTCGGCCGTGCGGGCGACGGGATGCTGCTGGAGCCCGGCATGGTCTTCACCATCGAACCGATGCTGACCACCGGTCGCGACCGCACCACCATTCTGCCCGACGGCTGGACGGCCGTGACCGCCGACCGGGCCCCCACGGCACAGTTCGAACACACCGTCGCGGTGACCGATACAGGGGTGGAGGTGCTGACACTCTCTCCCGATGATCCATCCCCCAGATCGTGGAATTTTGACTGA
- a CDS encoding winged helix-turn-helix domain-containing protein has protein sequence MRDGSVTAQASLSLADARRIAIAAQGLGGGRPSGGIGIRRLAGQVERLGLVQIDSVNVLARAHYLPLHARLGAYDPGLLDAAATDARHLFEYWGHEASLIPVAMQPLFRWRMARAAQGIGIWRGVATFGRERQDFIRAVRDRIAAEGPMTAGAFDQGRRGAGGWWGWGEAKQALEWLFWAGEITTRRRQGGFERLYDLTERVLPAEVMEVPTPDVADAHRALADIAARALGIATVSDIADYFRLATAETRPAIADLVEAGRLLPVEVEGWRQPAFLHVEAPAPKGCRSDALLAPFDPLVWERDRAERLFGFRYRIEIYVPAEKRVHGYYVLPFLMGEHLAARVDLKADRKAGALLVRGAHVEPGHPPAKVAARLAPRLQVMAGWLGLDRVEVEPRGDLAPALSGALAAPAGDQLYSAVSTRG, from the coding sequence TTGCGCGACGGCAGCGTGACGGCGCAGGCGAGCCTCAGCCTTGCAGACGCCCGGCGGATCGCGATCGCAGCCCAGGGGCTGGGCGGCGGCCGGCCGTCGGGCGGTATCGGCATCCGCCGGCTGGCAGGACAGGTCGAACGGCTGGGGCTGGTGCAGATCGACAGCGTGAACGTGCTGGCCCGCGCGCATTACCTGCCGCTCCATGCCCGGCTCGGCGCCTATGATCCGGGCCTGCTGGATGCGGCGGCGACCGATGCCCGCCATCTGTTCGAGTATTGGGGGCACGAGGCCTCGCTGATCCCCGTGGCGATGCAGCCGCTGTTCCGCTGGCGCATGGCCCGGGCCGCCCAGGGCATCGGCATCTGGCGTGGCGTCGCGACATTCGGCCGCGAGCGGCAGGATTTCATCCGCGCGGTGCGCGACCGCATCGCCGCCGAAGGGCCGATGACGGCAGGCGCTTTCGACCAGGGCCGCCGTGGCGCCGGCGGCTGGTGGGGATGGGGGGAGGCGAAGCAGGCGCTGGAATGGCTGTTCTGGGCGGGGGAAATCACCACCCGTCGCCGTCAGGGGGGCTTTGAACGGCTCTATGACCTGACGGAACGGGTGCTGCCGGCCGAGGTGATGGAGGTACCGACGCCGGATGTCGCCGATGCCCATCGCGCGCTCGCCGACATCGCCGCCAGGGCGCTGGGCATCGCGACCGTCTCGGACATCGCCGACTATTTCCGCCTCGCGACCGCCGAAACCCGGCCCGCCATCGCCGATCTGGTCGAGGCCGGCCGGCTGCTGCCGGTCGAGGTGGAAGGCTGGCGCCAGCCCGCCTTCCTGCATGTCGAGGCGCCGGCGCCCAAAGGCTGCCGCAGCGATGCGCTGCTCGCCCCTTTCGACCCGCTGGTCTGGGAACGCGACCGCGCGGAACGGCTGTTCGGCTTCCGCTACCGGATCGAGATCTATGTCCCCGCCGAAAAGCGGGTCCATGGCTATTACGTGCTGCCCTTCCTGATGGGCGAGCATCTGGCCGCCCGTGTCGACCTCAAGGCGGATCGCAAGGCGGGGGCCCTGCTGGTCAGGGGCGCGCATGTGGAACCGGGGCACCCGCCGGCCAAGGTCGCGGCCCGGCTGGCGCCCCGGCTTCAGGTGATGGCCGGGTGGCTGGGGCTCGACCGGGTCGAGGTCGAGCCCCGCGGCGATCTGGCCCCGGCGCTTTCCGGGGCGCTCGCGGCCCCGGCCGGTGATCAGCTTTATTCCGCCGTCAGCACGCGCGGCTGA
- a CDS encoding NAD(P)/FAD-dependent oxidoreductase, with product MSSAETFDVVIIGGGAMGSAVACFLGLDPAFDGRVAVVERDPGYARASSALSAGSIRQQFSTPANIHMSRFGYALLRDPSLLAVDGAAPDLGLVPRAYLLLAGPAGGAHLPAVHAAQAEAGARSALLDPAELAARFPWLATDGLSGGTLGLEGEGWFDGWALLQAFKRKARALGAVYLDDEVVGLDMDGDRIASVRLASGRRLGAGQVVDAAGPLAATVAAMAGLDLPVRPRCRSVFVFDCEHGPHDAPLTVDPAGVYFRPEGNRFICGWSPGEGDADPDQPELIVDHALFEERIWPVLAARVPAFERLRPGASWAGHYEMNVFDANALIGPMPDLANFQVIAGFSGHGLQQAAAAGRGLAELIVHGRFVTLDLGHFSPARVAEGRPLVELAVI from the coding sequence ATGTCGTCCGCAGAGACGTTCGACGTCGTGATCATCGGCGGCGGAGCCATGGGCTCGGCGGTCGCCTGTTTCCTGGGGCTCGACCCGGCCTTCGACGGCCGGGTGGCGGTGGTCGAGCGCGACCCCGGCTATGCCCGGGCATCCTCGGCGCTGTCCGCCGGATCGATCCGCCAGCAATTCTCCACCCCGGCCAATATCCACATGTCGCGCTTCGGCTATGCGCTGTTGCGCGATCCGTCCCTGCTTGCGGTCGACGGTGCCGCACCTGATCTGGGGCTGGTGCCCAGGGCCTATCTGCTGCTGGCGGGCCCGGCGGGCGGCGCCCATCTGCCGGCGGTCCATGCCGCCCAGGCAGAGGCGGGCGCCCGGTCGGCGCTGCTCGATCCGGCCGAACTCGCCGCCCGTTTCCCCTGGCTTGCGACCGATGGGCTGTCGGGCGGCACGCTCGGGCTGGAAGGCGAGGGCTGGTTCGACGGCTGGGCGCTGCTTCAGGCCTTCAAGCGCAAGGCCCGGGCGCTTGGGGCGGTCTATCTCGACGACGAGGTGGTGGGGCTGGACATGGACGGAGACCGGATCGCCTCGGTCCGCCTCGCCTCGGGCCGCAGGCTGGGCGCAGGCCAGGTTGTCGATGCCGCAGGCCCCCTGGCCGCGACCGTGGCGGCGATGGCCGGGCTCGATCTGCCGGTGCGGCCGCGCTGCCGCTCGGTCTTCGTGTTCGATTGCGAACACGGCCCCCACGACGCCCCGCTGACCGTCGACCCGGCCGGCGTCTATTTCCGGCCGGAAGGCAACCGCTTCATCTGCGGCTGGTCGCCGGGAGAGGGGGATGCGGACCCCGATCAGCCCGAACTGATCGTCGATCATGCCCTGTTCGAAGAGCGGATCTGGCCGGTGCTGGCGGCGCGCGTGCCGGCCTTCGAAAGGCTGCGGCCGGGGGCGTCCTGGGCGGGGCATTACGAGATGAACGTCTTCGATGCCAACGCCCTGATCGGCCCGATGCCGGACCTCGCCAATTTCCAGGTCATCGCCGGGTTCAGCGGTCATGGCCTGCAGCAGGCCGCCGCCGCCGGCCGCGGGCTGGCCGAACTGATCGTCCATGGCCGCTTCGTCACGCTCGACCTCGGCCATTTCAGCCCGGCCCGGGTTGCCGAGGGGCGGCCGCTGGTGGAACTGGCGGTGATCTAG
- a CDS encoding DUF3574 domain-containing protein: MAGSASVIRLPAVAALLLLTAACAGHPQGPAPAAACPAGDTAMVQATLFFGLDRPGGAPQITPREFDRFVDEVVSPTFPDGFTIQQAEGGWRDTETGATIREPSRTILILAPAADAAARAALRTRLDRVRSAYIRAFDQQAVGLATGPACVDF; the protein is encoded by the coding sequence ATGGCGGGTTCCGCATCGGTCATCCGTCTGCCGGCCGTTGCAGCGCTGCTGCTGCTGACGGCCGCCTGCGCCGGCCATCCGCAGGGGCCCGCACCCGCCGCCGCCTGCCCGGCCGGCGATACGGCGATGGTCCAGGCCACGCTGTTCTTCGGCCTGGACCGGCCCGGCGGCGCGCCGCAGATCACCCCCCGCGAATTCGACCGCTTCGTGGACGAGGTGGTAAGCCCGACCTTCCCCGACGGCTTCACCATTCAGCAGGCCGAAGGCGGCTGGCGGGACACCGAAACCGGCGCCACGATCCGCGAACCCTCGCGGACCATCCTGATCCTGGCGCCGGCCGCCGATGCCGCGGCGCGGGCCGCCCTGCGCACGCGGCTCGACCGGGTCCGCTCGGCCTATATCCGGGCCTTCGACCAGCAGGCCGTGGGCCTTGCCACCGGCCCGGCCTGCGTCGACTTCTGA
- a CDS encoding methyl-accepting chemotaxis protein: MRSLNSLRIGTKLILAFVLLIGSSVVVAVFTIDRLDQLEAASADMRDNRTPSMVTIAELDVAALEHRVSVAGHLLADTAPAKAKLEAAAAEDAARVERALAAFRPLVSDADERVQLERLAKGWADYRRVSDRLLALSRDGKTAEARAIYEGDARRLRQEVATTLAAMTNATVEGIRREGEAARADYQLTRTLLVIVTAIGPLISAGIVYLLILSVSRPVSSMTAAMRRLADKDTSVPIPGAGRGDEIGEMAGAVAYFRDNMIRADRLTAEQEQASAAREAERAKRDASTSRFLEEIASIVTHLGSAASQMHGNAEKLSRTADDSQSRTTTVAAAAEQATVNVQTVATAAEELAASIREVGSRIAATADVTRRAVDQAETTNAVVQDLASSAQKIGDVVLLIQQVAEQTNLLALNATIEAARAGEAGKGFAVVAAEVKNLAGQTGNATQEIQAQIDAIVKATDRAVDAIRSISTTIGDVGEQTSAVAAAVEQQVAATSEIARNTQQASSGTGEVLRTIHGVAERAVETGHAASDVRNAAGSLSDQAQRLRNLVEGYVAEIKAA, encoded by the coding sequence ATGCGGTCACTCAACTCTCTCAGGATCGGCACCAAGCTGATCCTTGCCTTCGTCCTGCTGATCGGATCGAGCGTGGTGGTCGCGGTCTTCACGATCGACCGGCTGGACCAGCTCGAGGCCGCATCGGCGGACATGCGCGACAACCGGACGCCGAGCATGGTGACGATCGCAGAACTCGACGTGGCCGCCCTGGAACACCGGGTTTCGGTGGCGGGCCACCTGCTTGCCGACACCGCCCCGGCCAAGGCGAAACTGGAAGCTGCCGCCGCGGAAGACGCCGCGCGCGTGGAGCGGGCGCTCGCAGCCTTCCGGCCGCTGGTCTCGGATGCGGATGAACGGGTGCAGCTGGAGCGGCTGGCCAAAGGCTGGGCGGATTATCGCCGGGTCAGCGACCGGCTGCTCGCCCTGTCGCGCGACGGCAAGACGGCGGAGGCCCGGGCGATCTACGAGGGCGATGCCCGCCGGCTGCGGCAGGAGGTTGCGACCACGCTGGCCGCGATGACCAATGCCACCGTCGAGGGGATCCGTCGCGAAGGCGAGGCGGCCCGCGCCGACTATCAGCTGACGCGGACCCTGCTGGTGATCGTGACCGCCATCGGCCCGCTGATCTCGGCCGGCATCGTCTATCTTCTGATCCTGTCGGTGTCGCGCCCGGTGTCGTCGATGACGGCCGCCATGCGGCGGCTGGCCGACAAGGACACCTCGGTTCCGATCCCCGGCGCCGGCCGCGGCGACGAGATCGGCGAGATGGCCGGCGCCGTCGCCTATTTCCGGGACAATATGATCCGCGCCGATCGCCTGACCGCCGAGCAGGAACAGGCCAGTGCCGCGCGAGAGGCGGAACGTGCGAAGCGTGATGCCTCGACCTCCCGCTTCCTGGAGGAAATCGCCAGCATCGTCACCCATCTGGGCTCGGCCGCCAGCCAGATGCACGGCAATGCCGAAAAGCTGAGCCGCACCGCCGACGACAGCCAGAGCCGCACCACCACGGTCGCAGCCGCGGCCGAGCAGGCCACCGTCAACGTCCAGACGGTCGCCACCGCGGCGGAAGAACTCGCCGCCTCGATCCGCGAGGTGGGCAGCCGCATCGCCGCCACCGCCGACGTCACCCGCCGGGCGGTCGATCAGGCCGAGACCACCAATGCCGTGGTCCAGGATCTGGCAAGCTCGGCCCAGAAGATCGGCGATGTCGTGCTGTTGATCCAGCAGGTCGCCGAACAGACCAACCTGCTGGCGCTGAACGCCACGATCGAGGCGGCACGGGCCGGCGAAGCCGGCAAGGGCTTCGCGGTGGTCGCGGCGGAAGTGAAGAACCTCGCCGGCCAGACCGGCAATGCGACCCAGGAAATCCAGGCCCAGATCGACGCCATCGTCAAGGCGACCGACCGGGCGGTGGACGCGATCCGCTCCATCTCCACCACCATCGGCGATGTGGGGGAGCAGACCTCGGCCGTGGCCGCCGCGGTGGAACAGCAGGTCGCCGCCACCTCTGAAATCGCCCGCAACACCCAGCAGGCCTCGTCGGGGACGGGGGAGGTGCTGCGCACGATCCACGGTGTCGCCGAACGCGCGGTCGAAACCGGCCATGCCGCCAGCGATGTCCGCAATGCCGCCGGATCGCTGTCCGACCAGGCCCAGCGGCTGCGCAACCTGGTCGAGGGCTATGTCGCCGAAATCAAGGCGGCCTGA
- a CDS encoding methyl-accepting chemotaxis protein codes for MSSVRSLKIGGKLVLAFAALILIILTISLFAIDRLGRVEDAAAEMRENRVPSLTTITKMDVAALEHRISVAGHIISQDAASMARMETQIDQYATMMAEAISAYRPLISDDAERAAVDRLASGWEQYLEVTKRLLTVSRENRTAEAMALYEGEARENRQIVGKALEEISQMNVDAVAAAGEHAVEVYDGARLGLLTALAIGLVVGVAAVMLLIRSVARPVSAMTATMRRLADKDTSVQIPGAGRGDEIGDMSKAVEHFRDNMIRADQLAAEQEAGRAAREAERSRRDAATSRFLDQIGRVVSNLGSAATQMNGNAETLSHAADESQSRTTTVAAAAEQATVNVQTVATAAEELAASIREVGGRITTTADVTRRAVDQAETTNAVVQDLTRTAQKIGDVVLLIQQIAAQTNLLALNATIEAARAGEAGKGFAVVASEVKSLASQTGKATEEIQSQIDAIVGATDRTAGAIRSISTTIGEVGELTSAVAAAVEEQVAATAEIARNTQQASSGTDEVMRTIHGVAERAIETGRAAGDVRSAAGSLTAEAARLRDLVEGYVAEIKAA; via the coding sequence ATGTCGTCCGTCCGTTCCCTCAAGATCGGCGGCAAGCTCGTTCTCGCGTTTGCCGCCCTCATCCTGATCATTCTCACGATTTCGCTCTTCGCCATCGACCGCCTCGGCAGGGTCGAGGATGCGGCTGCGGAGATGCGCGAAAACCGGGTTCCAAGTCTGACCACGATCACGAAGATGGATGTGGCGGCTCTTGAGCACCGCATCTCGGTCGCCGGGCACATCATCTCGCAGGATGCGGCGTCCATGGCGCGCATGGAGACCCAGATCGACCAGTATGCGACCATGATGGCCGAGGCGATCAGCGCCTATCGGCCGCTGATCTCGGACGATGCCGAACGGGCGGCCGTCGACCGCCTCGCCTCGGGATGGGAGCAGTATCTTGAGGTCACCAAACGCCTGCTGACCGTATCTCGCGAGAACCGCACGGCCGAAGCGATGGCGCTCTATGAAGGTGAGGCGCGGGAAAACCGACAGATCGTCGGCAAGGCGCTGGAAGAGATCAGCCAGATGAATGTCGATGCCGTGGCCGCTGCAGGCGAACATGCCGTCGAGGTTTATGACGGCGCCCGCCTCGGCCTGCTGACCGCCCTGGCCATCGGGCTGGTGGTCGGGGTAGCAGCCGTCATGCTGCTGATCCGCTCGGTCGCGCGTCCGGTCAGTGCCATGACCGCCACCATGCGGCGCCTGGCCGACAAGGACACCTCGGTCCAGATCCCCGGCGCCGGGCGCGGCGACGAGATCGGCGACATGTCCAAGGCGGTCGAGCATTTCCGCGACAACATGATCCGCGCCGACCAGCTTGCCGCCGAGCAGGAAGCCGGCCGCGCCGCCCGCGAGGCGGAGCGCAGCCGCCGGGATGCGGCCACCAGCCGCTTCCTGGACCAGATCGGCCGCGTGGTCAGCAATCTGGGCTCGGCCGCGACCCAGATGAACGGCAATGCCGAAACCCTGAGCCATGCGGCGGATGAAAGCCAGAGCCGCACCACCACCGTCGCTGCCGCCGCCGAACAGGCCACGGTGAACGTCCAGACCGTCGCCACCGCGGCGGAAGAACTCGCCGCCTCGATCCGCGAGGTCGGCGGCCGCATCACCACCACCGCCGACGTCACCCGCCGGGCCGTCGATCAGGCTGAGACCACCAATGCCGTGGTTCAGGACCTGACCCGCACGGCGCAGAAGATCGGCGATGTGGTGCTGCTGATCCAGCAGATCGCCGCACAGACCAACCTGCTGGCGCTGAATGCCACCATCGAGGCGGCACGGGCCGGCGAGGCCGGCAAGGGCTTCGCGGTCGTCGCGTCCGAGGTGAAGAGCCTGGCCAGCCAGACCGGCAAGGCCACCGAAGAGATCCAGAGCCAGATCGACGCCATCGTCGGCGCCACCGACCGCACCGCCGGTGCCATCCGGTCGATCTCCACCACCATCGGCGAAGTGGGCGAGCTGACCTCGGCCGTTGCCGCGGCCGTCGAGGAACAGGTCGCCGCCACCGCCGAGATCGCCCGCAACACCCAGCAGGCCTCCAGCGGGACCGACGAGGTCATGCGCACCATCCACGGCGTCGCCGAACGCGCCATCGAGACCGGCCGGGCCGCCGGCGATGTCCGCAGCGCCGCCGGATCGCTCACCGCCGAAGCCGCGCGGCTGCGCGACCTGGTCGAAGGCTACGTCGCCGAGATCAAGGCCGCCTGA
- the eutC gene encoding ethanolamine ammonia-lyase subunit EutC — protein MTRDTKLPATIRADQVVLPAPDEITRLRRFTEARIGLGRAGSGLPTAAHLRFGLDHARARDAVWSGIDAGALVDALHGRGLNSCHVSSMARDRAEYLRRPDLGRRLSAEGAAALGALPPPAPGAEVVLMLGDGLSAAAVMLNGLALIDALLPRLTAARIGVMAGVVATQARVALGDPVGAILGARLAIVLIGERPGLSAADGLGCYLTFDPRPGTLDSARNCISNIRPGGLDPATAAAKIAWLAAEALRRQLTGVGLKEASGVAVPAAGQPRVLTAE, from the coding sequence ATGACCCGAGACACCAAACTGCCCGCCACGATCCGTGCGGATCAGGTGGTCCTGCCGGCGCCGGACGAGATCACGCGCCTGCGCCGCTTCACCGAGGCACGCATCGGCCTTGGCCGCGCCGGATCGGGCCTGCCCACCGCCGCCCATCTGCGCTTCGGCCTGGACCATGCCCGCGCCCGGGATGCCGTCTGGTCGGGCATCGATGCCGGAGCGCTGGTCGATGCGCTTCACGGACGGGGCCTGAATTCATGTCACGTTTCCAGTATGGCACGTGACCGTGCAGAATATCTGCGCCGCCCGGATCTGGGCCGGCGGCTGTCGGCCGAGGGGGCGGCTGCCCTGGGCGCCCTGCCGCCGCCGGCACCGGGGGCGGAGGTGGTGCTGATGCTGGGGGACGGGCTGTCGGCCGCCGCGGTGATGCTGAACGGCCTGGCGCTGATCGACGCGCTTTTGCCGAGGCTCACCGCCGCCCGCATCGGGGTGATGGCCGGTGTGGTGGCGACCCAGGCGCGGGTCGCCCTGGGCGATCCGGTCGGCGCAATCCTGGGCGCCCGGCTCGCGATCGTGCTGATCGGCGAGCGGCCGGGCCTCAGCGCCGCCGACGGCCTGGGCTGCTATCTCACCTTCGATCCCCGGCCGGGCACGCTCGACAGTGCCCGCAACTGCATCTCCAACATCCGTCCGGGCGGGCTGGACCCGGCGACCGCCGCCGCCAAGATCGCCTGGCTGGCGGCGGAAGCCCTTCGCCGCCAGCTGACGGGCGTCGGGCTGAAGGAGGCATCGGGCGTCGCGGTGCCGGCCGCCGGTCAGCCGCGCGTGCTGACGGCGGAATAA
- a CDS encoding lipid A deacylase LpxR family protein, whose product MKMIKRAGINRTGSAFGGTLIAGLGFALFPDPAAAQAANGSAVTGSVTEVVGTAEGTPDQPVAVEHDAENGTFALVFENDYFADTDRHYTNGFRFSYMTPPGNDPQWLRDAVGAIPFTGFGGDIRVVWSLGQNMYTPRDTSLRNPDPDDRPYAGWLYGSVGVIAETGGVLDQIELSLGIVGPSSLAEQTQKGVHELISSDDPQGWDTQLKDEPIVQLTYQKSWRALAAGSAWGFAADVTPHAGFALGNAFTYANTGVTFRLGQDLPRDYGPPRISPSLPGSTYFRPTDSWGWYLFAGVDGRAVARNIFLDGNTWKDSRSVDKKPLVGDLQAGLAITINGARIAYTHVIRSKEFDGQDQHDEFGALSVSFNF is encoded by the coding sequence ATGAAGATGATCAAACGGGCCGGCATCAATCGGACCGGTTCCGCATTCGGTGGTACGCTGATCGCCGGGCTTGGGTTTGCCTTGTTTCCCGATCCCGCGGCCGCACAGGCGGCCAATGGCAGTGCCGTCACCGGCTCGGTGACCGAAGTGGTCGGCACGGCGGAAGGCACGCCGGACCAGCCGGTGGCGGTGGAGCACGACGCCGAGAACGGCACCTTCGCACTGGTGTTCGAAAACGACTATTTCGCCGATACCGACCGCCACTACACCAACGGCTTCCGCTTTTCATACATGACCCCACCGGGCAACGACCCGCAATGGCTGCGCGATGCGGTGGGCGCGATCCCCTTCACCGGCTTTGGCGGCGACATCCGCGTGGTCTGGTCGCTGGGCCAGAACATGTACACCCCGCGCGATACCTCGCTCCGCAATCCCGACCCCGACGACCGTCCCTATGCCGGCTGGCTGTACGGCTCGGTCGGCGTGATCGCCGAAACCGGCGGCGTGCTCGACCAGATCGAATTGTCGCTGGGCATCGTCGGCCCCTCCTCGCTTGCCGAGCAGACCCAGAAGGGCGTTCACGAGCTGATTTCGAGCGACGACCCCCAGGGCTGGGACACCCAGCTCAAGGACGAGCCGATCGTCCAGCTGACCTATCAGAAGAGCTGGCGCGCCCTCGCGGCCGGCTCCGCCTGGGGATTTGCCGCCGATGTCACGCCGCATGCCGGCTTTGCCCTCGGCAATGCCTTCACCTATGCCAATACCGGCGTCACCTTCCGTCTGGGCCAGGATCTGCCGCGCGATTACGGCCCGCCGCGGATCAGCCCCAGCCTGCCCGGCTCAACCTATTTCCGCCCGACCGACAGCTGGGGCTGGTATCTGTTCGCCGGCGTCGACGGGCGTGCGGTCGCCCGCAACATCTTCCTGGACGGCAACACCTGGAAGGACAGCCGCAGCGTCGACAAGAAGCCGCTGGTCGGCGACCTGCAGGCCGGTCTTGCCATCACCATCAACGGCGCCCGCATCGCCTACACCCATGTGATCCGGTCGAAGGAGTTCGACGGCCAGGATCAGCATGATGAATTCGGCGCCTTGTCTGTGTCGTTTAATTTTTAA